In one window of Ruminococcus hominis DNA:
- a CDS encoding NAD(P)/FAD-dependent oxidoreductase, whose product MRHVAVIGGGAAGMMAAITAAREGVKVTILEHKDRIGKKILSTGNGRCNFTNTYQTPACYRSDNRDFAWNIIQKFNVEKTISFFKELGIYPKDRNGYLYPYSDQAAAILEVLQIEIAKLNICVMTEINVLDIQPVKRGIRVTTDKKTITVDSVILACGSKAAPVTGSDGSGYQLAKLFGHRIVPVLPALVQIRCAEKFYKSISGVRVQGTVEIYADDISLASDTGEIQLTNYGISGIPVFQVSRYAAKAIYQKQSVTAVLNFMPDMNKDEFLSFLQERITLCPHKTLDEFFTGIFPKKLCELWIRLSRLPKEMRVSDLSGEQLEKLVLLIQHLRTHITETNAFEQAQICCGGVDTTEINPDTLESNYVPGIYFAGELLDVDGICGGYNLQWAWSSGFVAGREAAGNASN is encoded by the coding sequence ATGAGACATGTCGCAGTAATCGGAGGTGGTGCAGCCGGAATGATGGCTGCAATCACTGCCGCACGTGAGGGAGTAAAGGTAACCATTCTGGAACATAAAGACCGAATTGGGAAAAAGATTTTATCAACCGGAAATGGACGTTGTAATTTCACAAATACTTATCAGACACCTGCATGTTATCGTTCAGATAACAGAGATTTTGCATGGAATATCATTCAAAAATTTAATGTAGAAAAAACAATTTCATTTTTTAAAGAACTTGGGATTTATCCAAAGGATAGAAATGGCTATTTGTATCCGTATTCTGATCAGGCGGCTGCTATACTGGAGGTATTACAGATAGAAATCGCAAAATTAAATATTTGTGTCATGACAGAAATAAATGTTTTAGATATTCAACCGGTAAAAAGAGGAATTCGCGTTACTACCGATAAAAAAACAATCACCGTAGACAGTGTTATTCTTGCTTGTGGATCAAAGGCAGCACCGGTGACAGGATCAGATGGTTCAGGATATCAATTAGCAAAACTATTTGGTCATAGAATCGTTCCGGTGCTTCCGGCACTTGTTCAGATTCGATGTGCAGAGAAATTTTATAAAAGTATTTCAGGGGTGAGGGTTCAAGGAACTGTTGAAATTTATGCGGATGACATTTCCCTTGCATCAGATACAGGGGAAATCCAGTTGACGAATTATGGTATTTCCGGCATTCCGGTATTTCAGGTAAGTCGCTATGCGGCAAAGGCTATATATCAAAAACAGTCAGTTACAGCTGTTTTGAATTTTATGCCGGATATGAATAAAGATGAATTTTTATCATTTTTACAAGAACGAATTACTTTGTGCCCACACAAAACACTAGATGAGTTTTTTACCGGAATATTCCCTAAAAAGCTTTGTGAACTGTGGATTCGGCTTTCACGGTTGCCAAAAGAAATGAGAGTGTCTGACCTGTCCGGGGAACAACTTGAAAAATTAGTACTGTTGATCCAGCATTTACGAACACATATTACAGAGACAAATGCATTCGAACAGGCACAGATCTGTTGTGGAGGTGTTGATACAACGGAGATTAATCCTGATACTTTGGAATCAAACTATGTTCCGGGAATTTATTTCGCAGGAGAACTTCTTGATGTGGATGGAATTTGTGGAGGATATAATTTACAATGGGCATGGTCAAGTGGATTTGTCGCAGGGAGGGAGGCAGCAGGAAATGCTTCGAATTAA
- the miaA gene encoding tRNA (adenosine(37)-N6)-dimethylallyltransferase MiaA: MKKPLVILTGPTAVGKTKASIGLAKAIGGEIISADSMQVYKQMDIGSAKIKPSEMDGIPHYLVDILEPDEEFHVVLFQQMAKQAIQKIYEKGKIPILVGGTGFYIQAVLYDIDFSENEKDTSYREELEKLAQTKGAEYLHDRLREVDEKSAQDIHANNVKRVIRALEYFHQTGEKISEHNEEQRKKVSPYNFSYFVLNDERAHLYEKINLRVDQMINEGLVREVQSLKEKGYTRDMVSMQGLGYKEMLDYLDNKCSLEEAVEIIKRDTRHFAKRQITWFKRESDVTWIDKKEYDYNEERILKAMLQELKERGIINEYNNG, encoded by the coding sequence ATGAAAAAACCTTTAGTTATTTTAACAGGACCAACGGCTGTTGGAAAAACAAAAGCATCTATCGGTCTTGCCAAAGCAATTGGCGGGGAAATTATTTCTGCTGATTCCATGCAGGTCTATAAGCAAATGGATATTGGTTCAGCAAAAATAAAGCCTTCGGAAATGGATGGAATTCCACATTATCTTGTAGATATCTTGGAGCCGGATGAAGAATTTCACGTTGTTCTTTTTCAACAGATGGCAAAACAGGCAATACAGAAAATCTATGAGAAAGGGAAAATACCAATCCTCGTAGGAGGAACTGGATTTTATATTCAGGCGGTTTTGTATGATATTGATTTCTCAGAAAATGAAAAAGATACGTCTTATCGAGAAGAACTGGAAAAACTGGCACAAACAAAAGGTGCAGAATATCTTCATGACCGTTTACGGGAAGTAGATGAAAAATCGGCACAGGACATTCACGCCAATAACGTAAAACGTGTCATTCGTGCATTAGAATATTTTCATCAAACCGGAGAAAAAATATCAGAGCATAATGAAGAACAACGAAAAAAAGTATCTCCATATAATTTCTCTTATTTTGTATTGAACGATGAGAGAGCACATTTATATGAGAAAATTAATCTTCGTGTGGATCAGATGATAAATGAAGGTCTGGTAAGAGAAGTACAGTCTTTAAAAGAAAAAGGTTATACAAGAGATATGGTTTCCATGCAAGGTCTTGGATATAAAGAAATGTTAGATTACTTAGATAATAAGTGCTCGTTGGAAGAGGCTGTTGAAATTATCAAGCGGGATACAAGACATTTTGCAAAGCGACAAATCACATGGTTTAAAAGAGAATCCGATGTTACGTGGATTGATAAAAAAGAATATGATTATAACGAAGAAAGAATTCTAAAAGCAATGCTTCAGGAATTGAAAGAAAGAGGAATTATAAATGAATACAATAATGGATGA
- the mutL gene encoding DNA mismatch repair endonuclease MutL — MQHIQVLDQVTIDKIAAGEVIERPASIVKELVENAIDAGATHVTIEIEEGGISLIRITDDGSGIMKEDIRNAFLRHSTSKIRNVEDLLHITSLGFRGEALSSIAAVTKVEVITKTKEAILGTRYVIEGGQELSLDEAGSSDGTTFIIRQLFYNVPARRKFLKTAMTEAGHVQDLLIRLALSHPEVAFRFLNNNQEKLRTSGSGKLKDVIYNIYGRDVASNLLELDYRQGGIHITGYLGKPLITRGNRNFETFFVNGRYVKSTMISRAVEDAYKDFMMQHKFPFVVLHFQVDTETVDVNVHPTKMELRFQNQQEVYKTVFEAIHRQLLEPELIPQVEVPEPLTSPVQEKKKTPSPDLKLVRRAIPSDSKEASVSIATTPRDSAAQTVPEPVKEEPHNEDYFIRKMRERVMSYHNRNSSAEVKDQKKIFRPEEQKKRIQTSVREATTYKINETPVVQKPEQLNLFEEKLLKREVRAEYRLIGQVFDTYWLVQFQDNLYIIDQHAAHERVLYERTLKEMKNREFTSQYLSPPIILTLSMQEAELLKTHKERFERIGFEIEPFGGEEYAIRAVPANLFSIAKKELFMEMLDNLADGLSTNMTPDIIDEKVASMSCKAAVKGNNRLSAQEVDALIGELLELENPYHCPHGRPTIIAMSKKELEKKFKRIV, encoded by the coding sequence ATGCAGCATATTCAAGTATTAGATCAGGTTACAATTGATAAAATTGCCGCTGGGGAAGTGATTGAACGACCGGCTTCTATTGTGAAAGAACTTGTAGAAAATGCGATTGATGCCGGAGCAACACATGTTACAATTGAGATCGAAGAAGGTGGAATCTCATTGATCCGTATTACCGATGACGGAAGTGGTATTATGAAAGAAGATATCCGCAATGCATTTTTGCGTCATTCTACAAGTAAGATCCGTAATGTGGAGGATTTGCTTCACATTACATCTCTTGGATTTAGAGGAGAGGCATTATCAAGCATTGCGGCAGTTACAAAGGTGGAAGTAATCACAAAAACAAAAGAGGCTATACTTGGAACAAGATATGTAATTGAAGGCGGACAAGAACTTTCATTAGATGAAGCCGGATCTTCTGACGGAACAACTTTTATAATAAGACAGTTATTCTATAATGTCCCTGCAAGACGCAAATTTTTAAAAACTGCAATGACAGAAGCGGGACATGTACAAGATTTGTTAATACGATTGGCATTATCTCATCCGGAAGTTGCATTTCGATTTTTAAATAATAATCAAGAGAAGCTTAGAACTTCCGGAAGCGGAAAATTAAAGGATGTGATCTATAATATTTATGGACGTGATGTTGCATCTAATTTACTGGAATTGGATTATCGGCAAGGAGGCATTCATATTACCGGGTATCTTGGGAAACCTTTGATCACAAGAGGAAATCGTAATTTTGAGACATTTTTTGTGAACGGACGTTATGTAAAAAGTACGATGATCTCAAGAGCTGTTGAAGATGCGTATAAAGATTTCATGATGCAACATAAATTTCCATTTGTAGTATTGCATTTCCAGGTGGATACAGAAACAGTAGATGTAAATGTGCATCCGACAAAGATGGAACTTCGTTTTCAAAATCAACAAGAAGTATATAAAACCGTATTTGAAGCAATACATCGACAATTATTAGAACCGGAATTGATTCCACAGGTGGAAGTTCCAGAACCATTGACATCGCCTGTTCAGGAAAAAAAGAAGACTCCGTCACCGGATCTTAAACTTGTAAGACGAGCAATCCCATCCGATTCAAAGGAAGCTTCAGTTTCGATTGCGACAACACCGAGAGATTCTGCGGCACAGACAGTGCCAGAGCCGGTGAAAGAGGAACCTCATAACGAGGATTACTTTATCCGTAAAATGAGAGAGCGTGTTATGTCTTATCATAATCGGAATTCTTCAGCAGAGGTGAAAGATCAGAAAAAGATTTTCAGACCGGAAGAACAGAAAAAACGGATACAGACTTCGGTTCGTGAAGCTACAACATATAAGATAAATGAGACACCGGTAGTCCAGAAACCAGAGCAACTGAATTTATTTGAAGAAAAGTTATTAAAACGGGAGGTCCGGGCAGAGTATCGTCTGATTGGACAAGTATTTGATACCTACTGGCTTGTTCAATTTCAGGATAATCTTTATATTATAGACCAGCATGCCGCTCATGAACGTGTTTTATATGAACGGACTTTAAAAGAAATGAAAAACCGGGAGTTTACCTCACAGTATTTAAGTCCTCCGATCATACTGACACTTTCTATGCAGGAAGCAGAACTGCTTAAGACACATAAAGAACGTTTTGAGCGTATAGGTTTTGAAATCGAGCCGTTCGGGGGCGAGGAATATGCGATACGTGCGGTTCCTGCAAATTTATTTAGCATTGCAAAAAAAGAGCTTTTTATGGAAATGCTGGACAATCTGGCAGATGGTCTTAGCACCAATATGACACCGGATATCATTGATGAAAAAGTAGCATCTATGTCATGTAAAGCGGCTGTAAAAGGAAATAACCGATTATCAGCACAAGAAGTTGACGCATTAATCGGTGAACTATTAGAATTGGAGAATCCGTATCATTGTCCACATGGTCGTCCTACGATTATTGCAATGTCAAAAAAAGAATTGGAGAAAAAATTCAAGAGGATTGTATAA
- a CDS encoding aminotransferase class I/II-fold pyridoxal phosphate-dependent enzyme produces the protein MDEMYQNLGISKVVLDAGNRIEQELKSRFANFDKVAEYNQLKVLHAMQKNRVNEGCFHYASGYGYNDQGRDTLEQVYADTFHTEAALVRPQITCGTHALALALSANLRPGDELLSPVGKPYDTLEEVIGIRPSKGSLAEYGITYRQVELLEDGYFDYPAIEKAINEKTKLITIQRSKGYQTRPSYSVEKIGELIAFVKKIKPDVICMVDNCYGEFVETIEPSDVGADMIVGSLIKNPGGGLAPIGGYVAGRSDLIENCAYRLTSPGLGKEVGASLGVMQSFYQGFFLAPTVVSSAIKGAVFAANIYERLGFGVIPNGQESRHDIIQAVELGTADGVIAFCKGIQAAAPVDSFVTPVPWAMPGYDSDVIMAAGAFVQGSSIELSADGPIKPPYAVYFQGGLTWPHAKLGILQSLQQLVSVGIVTEEQLKNL, from the coding sequence ATGGATGAAATGTATCAAAATTTAGGAATATCAAAAGTGGTGCTTGATGCCGGAAATAGAATCGAGCAAGAGTTGAAATCACGATTTGCAAATTTTGACAAGGTAGCAGAATATAATCAATTAAAGGTTCTTCATGCGATGCAAAAAAATCGTGTCAATGAAGGCTGCTTTCACTATGCAAGCGGATATGGATACAACGACCAGGGACGTGATACTTTAGAGCAGGTTTATGCTGACACGTTCCATACAGAAGCAGCATTGGTTCGTCCACAAATTACTTGTGGAACACATGCGCTTGCACTTGCACTATCCGCAAATTTACGTCCGGGAGACGAACTCCTCTCTCCGGTTGGAAAACCTTATGATACTTTGGAAGAGGTAATTGGAATTCGTCCATCAAAAGGTTCTCTTGCTGAATACGGGATTACATATCGTCAGGTTGAACTTTTGGAAGATGGTTATTTTGATTATCCCGCCATTGAGAAAGCAATCAACGAGAAAACAAAACTGATCACGATTCAACGTTCAAAAGGTTATCAGACACGTCCTAGTTATTCAGTAGAAAAAATCGGTGAATTGATTGCATTTGTAAAAAAGATAAAACCAGATGTAATTTGTATGGTTGATAACTGTTATGGGGAATTTGTCGAGACGATTGAACCAAGTGATGTTGGGGCAGATATGATAGTTGGTTCTTTGATCAAAAATCCGGGTGGTGGACTTGCACCAATCGGTGGATATGTGGCAGGACGCAGTGATCTGATCGAAAACTGTGCGTATCGTCTTACTTCACCAGGACTTGGAAAAGAAGTTGGAGCATCGCTTGGTGTAATGCAGTCATTTTATCAAGGATTTTTCCTGGCACCAACCGTTGTAAGCAGTGCCATCAAAGGAGCTGTATTTGCTGCGAATATATATGAACGTCTTGGTTTTGGAGTGATTCCGAATGGTCAGGAATCCAGACATGATATTATTCAGGCTGTTGAATTAGGAACAGCTGATGGCGTGATCGCATTTTGCAAGGGAATCCAGGCCGCTGCACCAGTGGACAGTTTTGTAACACCGGTGCCATGGGCAATGCCTGGATATGACAGCGATGTGATTATGGCAGCAGGAGCATTTGTGCAAGGGTCTTCAATCGAATTAAGTGCGGATGGTCCTATTAAACCACCATATGCTGTATATTTTCAGGGCGGTCTTACATGGCCACATGCAAAGCTGGGAATTTTACAATCTTTGCAGCAACTTGTATCGGTAGGTATTGTAACAGAAGAACAATTAAAAAATTTGTAG